DNA sequence from the bacterium 336/3 genome:
CCAATTGTAAGTTGTATACCTGCATTTATGCCTTCTAATGCTTTTGCAATCGTTGTAGGAGCCATACAAACTGCTCCAATAGGTTTCTTAGCATTATAAAAATCCTGAATTATTTTTTTTACACTTGGCAGAATTTCACCAGCAGGTCCTTCAAAAGCCCATTTGGTAAAATTTTTAGCTACTCCAAAACCTCCAGGCATAATAAGAGCATCTAATTCCGTGATATTTACTTGTTCTATATCTATAATTGCCCCTCTGGCTATACGAGCTGCCTCTACAAGAACATTTCTTGCTTCAGGCATTTCTTCGCCTGTCAGGTGGTTTATTACATGATGTTGATTGATATTGGGTGCTATACAAACAGCCTCTATATTCATTTTATCTATTGCCAAAAGTACACTGACTGCCTCGTGTATTTCAGAACCATCATATACACCACAACCAGAAAATAATACACCAAATTTTAATCTCTTTTCCATAATAGTTTAAGATTTATACACGCCAAGATAGCAAAAAGCCTTATGAAAGG
Encoded proteins:
- a CDS encoding isoprenylcysteine carboxyl methyltransferase; this encodes MEKRLKFGVLFSGCGVYDGSEIHEAVSVLLAIDKMNIEAVCIAPNINQHHVINHLTGEEMPEARNVLVEAARIARGAIIDIEQVNITELDALIMPGGFGVAKNFTKWAFEGPAGEILPSVKKIIQDFYNAKKPIGAVCMAPTTIAKALEGINAGIQLTIGNTIDKSPYDIAAISGGINQTGNLAVMVSVDDVFVDKANKIVTSPCYMMEATISQVYAGAEKTIQKVKELIA